Genomic window (Arachis hypogaea cultivar Tifrunner chromosome 13, arahy.Tifrunner.gnm2.J5K5, whole genome shotgun sequence):
TTTGGATTTAACAAAAGTTTATTCAATgtgtttaattaatatttattttgcagGGGATAGATTTTTCTGGTTTAGGGATGAGGAATTCGCTAGACAGACTGTTGCTGGCCTCAACCCACTTAGCATAAGTTTGGTCAAGGTATATGCTTTCaccattattttaatttattttagactCATTGGTTggattcattttttaacaagcgTGGTTGTGCACCACACAGATTGTGATGATAAATCttgattaattattttgtaatttatcttTGATTAATTATTGATTCGTTTTTACTATTCTTTTTCCTAAACTAAGATTTCACCTTCTCCTAAAACACCAGTAACTTTGTAGGATTTTCTTttgaaccatatatatatatacatcattatCAGTGCATTTTAGGAATCACATTATATTAACTAACTATTGTGGAGTAATATAATTGAGAGAATTTACTTTCTTGATCATCAGGAATGGCCTTTGAGGAGCAACCTTGACCCAGGTAAATACGGTCCACAAGAATCAGCAATTACTTCTGAAATTATCAATAAAGAGATAGGAGGAATAATTACCGTAGAAAAggtttgtttaattattattttaaaacaatatatatatatatatatagagagaaattAAAGGAGAAATTGAATTATATAAAGTGGTTTATATGTGATAGATATGAAGCTTTAATTTAAGTAAAATTTGGCAGGCTATTGAAGAAAAGAAGTTGTTCATTTTGGACTACCATGATATACTATTACCATATGTTAGCAAAGTAAGGAAACTGAAGGGGAAAACACTGTATGGGTCAAGAACTTTGTTCTTTCTAACTCCAGAAGGGACACTGAGACCTCTTGCCATTGAACTTACAAGACCTCCTATGGATGGAAAAAAGCAATGGAAGCAAGTCTTCACTCCTTCTTGGCACTCAACAAGTGTTTGGCTATGGAGGATTGCTAAGGCCCATGTTCTTGCACATGACTCTGGCTATCACCAACTTATTAATCATTGGTACGTACcagttattattaattaatgatatgaattaaattttgatatacaaTCCGTGTAATATGTAAATCTAATCAAATAACATCAAGTCAcaagaaataattattttttatgttaataaagtAAATAGTCATACAAAACGAATGTGATTAGATGACGAGataaaacattttaaaattaaaaatttaatttgatgtgctGACAGTGTAAACAATTACATTCGTTCTTTTGGATGATCATTTATGCGATCAAtgtaaaagatatttatttttactgATGTGGTATTACGTAATTGAATGTACGTGTAAAATTACTTTATACtaacagtgcatcaaaattaaaatctaaaacggTTCCGCTAGAGAACCAACTAGAATAAAACCAACTAAGGTAAAACTAACTCTAaccaattaattaaaaaacaggtctgttacaaaaaaaaaaaaagaacttttcactatcctaattttttaaattttaaaataaaaaatagcttaATTAGCTTATATTATAGTTAGTTCTTAGACTTTTTCATTCTAAAATTAAACTCACAATAATATATAATCCACCACAAATAATTCAGtcttattaaatattttacttatttaatttCCTTACTATTTGTTAGAATAACAACATTGTATGTATccaacaaagagaaatgttagggGGTTTAGGggtcagcaatttttgtgatttgtagccattaaatagccatcaatgatggttttaatggtgtgagattggtgtgagatttcatctaatgactcacttttctttactagttacatgctggccagaatttaacaaaattgctggccctagacttttttcccaaaaaaaaaacgAGATTTAGTAAAACGGGATAATGAACTTATTATGATAGAGTGCTATTATTAGTTAGAAATAATTAGGATGTTAATTATTGCATCAAATTTTAAGGAATTTGGTATGTACAAGATAATTCATCtaaataattgaattaaattatttgGATTCAAACATACGTTAAGATATTAAAAACTATTATTTTCATACTAAAATcagttgttatatatttatatataaatatatatgtaatttaatttatttttaatatataattttttaatctatattttatttctcttataataactgattttaatagttaattttaatatagcgTATTATATTTAATGTAGTTAAGTTGACGTTACTAGCTAgtaattcaaattttcaaattaatctAAATTAGATGATGaaacatctttttcttttgtaggtTAAGAACTCACTGTGTGACAGAGCCGTATGTTATTGCAACAAATAGACAACTTAGTATAATGCATCCTATATATAAATTGCTACACCCTCATTTTCGTTACACATTAGAGATTAATGCATTGGCACGAGAAGCACTTATTAATGCTGATGGCACAATTGAGAGCTCATTCGCACCGGGAAAGTATGCCATGGAGATTAGCTCTGCTGTCTATCATCATCATTGGCGATTTGACATGGAATCTCTACCTGCAGACCTAATCAgaaggtaataataataataataataataataataataataataatcaacctTTTaacttaataaattatatatatataatgaaaaataaagaatacCTGTTTGTTTCCATATTTCATGTGAATTTGACAGAGCAAAAAAACCAAAATAGTAACTAGAAAAAGAATTTAATCTTGATATCATCATGtttgtataaaaatatgataTCTACTCATATAcaaatgttaaaaatatatttttataaaaatatttgtgttaaaaatgtgatttatttatttagttatactttaaataaaaataatacttttataacatatcaaaattaaatcctATCATTCatctaatgataaaaaaatatctttatataaaataattataaaatgttTCTTAATCTACCTAAAAATATTTCATACCAAATAATTGCAGcagtattataaaaaatttgcGAGAGTTTCTCTTTTTATCAAAATTCTCTTATATATAAGAAATTTTACAAAGAGACACCATATAATATATATGAAAACATTGCCgaaataattatttgtatatttattatttgaataatcatttaaagaaaggaaatgattgattaaaaatataaaactctTGATACTATCaccattttatcaaaattaaacttaataAATAGTATCATCATATGATTAAATAacaatatagataaaactctTTACACAACGCAtcaaataaaaactaatttcatctttatatataaaagaaaatatttattataaaaaaaataaaagctaatATATTTTTGCTATGGATCATGACAGGGGAATCGCCATAAAAGATCCATTTGAACCACATGGGCTAAGACTAACAATCAAAGATTACCCTTTTGCCAATGATGGACTCCTTTTATGGGACATTATCAAGCTATGGGTGACGGATTATGTGAACCATTATTACCCCAATTCAAGTGTTGTGGAGCATGATGAGGAGCTTCAAGCATGGTGGAAAGAGATAAGAACAGTTGGACATGGTGACAAAAAGGATGAACCATGGTGGCCAATTCTCAAGACTCCAAAGGACTTAATTGGAATTCTAAGCACAATAATTTGGGTAACTTCTGGTCACCATGCAGCTGTAAACTTTGGTCAATACACATATGGTGGTTACTTCCCAAATAGGCCAACAATTGCAAGGACCAAAATGCCCTCGGAAGACCCTTCAGAAGAAGAGTGGAAGGAGTTCCTTAAGAAGCCTGAAAGAGCACTTCTTAAGTGTTTTCCTTCTCAGCTTCAAGCAACAAGAGTCATGGCCGTCTTGGATATTCTCTCCACTCATTCGCCGGACGAGGAGTACATCGGCGAGAAGATGGAACCTTCTTGGGGTGAAGACCCTGTTATAAGAGATGCATTTGAAAGGTTTAAAGCCAGATTGAAGAAACTTGAAGTACTCATTGATGAGAGGAATGAGAATACAAAGTTGAAGAACAGAAATGGTGCTGGTATTGTTCCTTATGAACTTTTGAAGCCTTTTTCAAAGCCAGGAGTCACTGGAAAGGGGGTTCCTTGCAGCATTTCCATTTGAATTTtctaattttgttaattataccATCTAAAATACtcttaattaattagtaataactAGATTCTTATAATGTTATTAGTGTGTTTGAGATTGAATATGTAAAAGAATAAAACTCTACGTCTAAACAAAATACTTATCCAAGTTGTTataataactttttaatttaggtgcttcttctccttctcctcttcttcgtatttcttttttttctttttctccaaaTTTGCACACACagatttttcttctttccttcttcttctcctcctcctctttcttcttcttctttatcgtcatcaccaataaTACTAATATTTTGCAAATGTCTTTATTAGTTCTGATTTTCTCTACtgtcatcattaaataattttggttcatttcttaatttatttcagttcTTTGTGTGTTGATTGTCGGTTCATTTGTGCGTTAATTCCAGTTCATTTTATACTGCTAATAAGtaatgaccaaattttttattcacaagtgaatcaaaattaacacacaaatgaaccaaaattaattcacaaataataaactaaaaaatgaactgaaattatttaatgatggcacCAGAGAAAATCAAAACCAATAAAGATATTAGCGAAATGTTGGTTTTGTTGAGATTAAATCTACTTGGATAAACttagataaaaaaatacttaaatatgtAGCAATCTTAATCTTATACATAAAATATATGTTTTTATGTACGTTATGTGTTTGTtttatttaggtttaattactttgcaggtcctatagtttcaccgaattttcaattaggtccctatacttttttttcttttcaattgggtccctatacgtgaattttttttcaattaagtccctgttAACGTTTAACgttaaaaaaatgttagtgaGTTGTGAAATGACTTATTTACCCCCTTTCTTCTCCCTATAAACAGATTTGTGTCTGAGTTATTTgaggtttctcttcttctccgtttttcattttcaattttcatttttccTAAATTTATGGCTCAAAGTCAAGGAACCTCATTTATTTTCTCTTCGGAAAGCTGTGTTTCCAGGAGCTCCAACCCAAAGGAAAGAAGACACCTGTGTTTCTGTGGAGAGGCAGTAACAATCCATCATTCCTCAGTCATTTCTGACCATGATAGGAGATATGTTACTTGTGGAAAGATACCAAAATGTAACTTTTTTGAGTGGATTGATGATTTTGAGTGGATTGAGGTTAATGAAGGTGCAAAGAATGGGTagccaaaggaaaagaaaaggcggGTTCACTGTTTTTGTGGTGACACTCTGAGTCTTCAAATTTCAGGAACAACAAAAAATCCTAATAGAAGATTTATTTCTTGCCCTAACAGAAGATGCAAATTTTTTGAGTGGGTTGATGAAGTTGGTGCAAGAAGTAACGTGTCTGCTGCTGCTGTTGGAGTTGTTGGAACACAAAATTTTGCTAAGTTGGAGGGTGAAATGTGGAAATTGGATgcacaagaaagaaagaaagatagagaGACTAAACGTGGAGATTGAGAGATTAATTGTTGAAGCCAGAGAAATAGATGCTTGTGTGAGTAGATTATGTGATGAGTTCAATATTCTCCAAGAACAAGTTGGGAGATTGGATAACAATatgaaaattcaatgtaaaatGCAATATATGCTATTTATGTTTTTGCTAGTCTTAATAATTGGAATGTGGTTTGCAAGATTTTAGAGTTATCTGTGCTATGAAATTCTATGTAAGAGGTTCTATGGCTTCAATCCAATTAAAGCTAATTATATTTAGTTTGaataaattttacattttaatGTATTTTGTGTGTGTATAACAATAAAATGATAGTTGGGAAGAAACTTTATCAATGTGAATATTTAAAGTTTTACAATTGACAACAACTTACAGAAAAAAGTGGCCAGATAATATGTTACATATATTTTCATTAAATAAGTGTTCCTGTACCCCTTACTTATACAAAATATCACAGCATAAGTGGTCATATATGCCACATACCTAATCTaaaataaaggtccaagaagtGCAACAATTAAAAGTGGTCCAAcctaattccaaaatatcaaaatAGTGGTCCTCTCCACATAATAAACAGTGGCCACAGagacaattgaaaacaaaatatactatataatagCAACCCCAACAACCCTAACTATAAATTTAATCATACTTCAATCATCACTTAGGTCTATATATAGAGTAGGTGCCCCTTTTTCTTCCTCACTCCTAACTTTAGCCGCCCATTTCTTCTCACATCAAACACTTTTGTCTTGAATAAAGGTTGAGAAGATGCTTTAGGTGGTTGCTGAAAATTTGCACTTGCCACAACTAGGGGAGGCTGGCCCTTCAAGAGGTAAGGCTTGTTGTGAGGTGGCTGTGGTTGGAGCCTGAGAATTTATGTATAACACAGCATAATCAATTTATAATCCTGTTATAATCTATTTATAAGGTAGTATAATCTGTTTGCAATCCACATTGATAAAACAACAATTTATAACATAGCATAATTTATAATCTATTTTCACACACCATATGTTATACTATGACAATCTAATCCACTAAACACATCAAACATCCTATAATTTTGATTAGAAAACAGTAAAACAACCGTTTGTATattcaaatttataaaatatctGACACAATTGAATTGAGACAATGTCTTTTATTATGACTATAATTGCTTTTTCTATCTTGGTTAAAGaaaagaacagaaaaaaaaaaagtaaacaaaaaataagTCCAAAAAGTTTGTTATTAGCACCAATCAATTTAAAAGCAATGATACAAGATGAATCATCCaatgaaaagaaaacaaacaagaaataaAACTCCAAAGAAAAGAAATATAGATATTAGATACCAATACTCCCAAATTAGAGCTTAGGCAGCATATTAGCATTACTTTTAATGAGCGGGAGTGGGGTTTTCAAAGACCAGACCAATGTGATCAATATTTTCAATTGACTTAACATGAGCACATAATTCACTTTGACCAAACAATAATATGAACACACAATTCACTTAATGCGCGCGGGCACACACACTTCACTTCAAATTCAATACTTCATCATGATCATCAGCTATATTCATCTATGAATGATCATGACTTTGGAGAGCATGATATATATGGTCAAACCGGTAATGTTTATATGTTCAAAAAAGAACCGTCGAATTATGCATCTTTCAGAGCAATTTGTAAACTTGAGAGTAACGCTCCAAATCAATTAATGCTGttaagagaaacaaaattaaactattaCAAACCATTAAATCAAAACAATCCCTATACATAAATATtgataccctaaaccctaaataaacCATTAAATCAAAATAATCCAGAAATTAATTCAACAAATACATAATTAACCAATGCCataattttaaagaaataaaaatagcataaatatcaaattttaaaactgAAAAAAAGAGACTTTTTTTTGTTACCTGTTTGCAGACCGTTCGAGTGCAGGGAGAAGGAGTAGAGGCACAATGCGGAGACGGGAGGCCAAGTGCTACAAGGCTCGGCACGGTGCGGCGCGGTGAAGCCAGGTGAGGGACGACGACGCCTTGGACGGACAAGCGCAGAGGGAAGGAGGCGACGAACAGTACACCACCACGCGTTTGTTGCAGTTGATGCCAGACACGGACGCCGCCGACGGACCGACGCAGAAGACGCAGGAGACACAAGAGAAGACGAGAGCAacttaggttttttttttctttgggatgAAATGTGAGGGGTGCTTTTGGTATTTGGAAAAAAATCATATTAGTTCACTTGGCCACTCCAGCTAAATgagagaaatattttttttttaccaagaatATTCTGTTATGTTAAACGTAATAATGACGGCAGGGActtacttgaaaaaaaaaattaacgtacagggacccaattaaaaaaaaatatataggaacctaattaaaaattcgatgaAATTATAGGAACCcgcaaaataattaaaccttttattTACACATGGACGTTTACATCGAAAACATATTctaggtttttagagttttttcttAAGGTTTTAATAAGgtggtttttattttttagtacgaatatattatcataattatttaaatattgttaaaattgaagttatatttttttatagtttagtaatattttttaaataatattttttaaaatatcatagtCATATTAGAATGACTTTTTTAATATTGGAtgtttaaaaaaagatatatttgatgtTAATTTTGGTTTTGAATATGTTTTATaggttcaattaattttttatatttaatttttaggataaattacataagtaaatTAATTGAGAAtcaaaattacataaatattctaaattgaatttatttatttatttttatcaaagataTGACTATAGGAGATTCGAACCTgcgacctcttaattgagtatggaaagacTATACTATTTAAATTATACCTCATTGACCCTAAACTGAATTTAATTACATGCATATTTTGTTTGATCCTTATCGAATcaattaaattcgatttatactTTTTGGTTTGCAGTCCACTCTCAATTTCTTTTGAGGAAGTTCCCAAACCAACGAGCAGAAAGCTTTTGGTGTCTTTTCAAATTATCTTTGTAGTCAATGAAGACAAGTCCAAAACGCTGATTATAGCCACTGTTCCATTCAAAGTTATCCGAAAATGTCCATGCGAAATACCCCTTTACATTCGCACCACCCCTTTTAATtacaacaataaatatattattcatcatcattcaatcttaattgtaagaaattaattaatatgaGCCAATGCCACTTACTTGATTGCTTGTAAAACATGATAAAGATGGCGATAGTAATAATCAATTCTGTATGTATCCATAAGGGCCTCTTCAAGTGTTAGTGTTGGATCATTAAACTCATCCATAcctatacattattattattatttattaatagaataaaataaaatggatattggaagaaattaaataaaataagtagcgTACCATTTTCTGTGATGTAAATTAAAGGGTTGTTATACTTTTCCGTTGTGTACAACAATAGCTTTTCAATTCCCTTTGGATATACATATAGCCAATGTGAAgcagcctatatatatatatatatatatatatatatagaaattggATTTAATTTGTCATTCAccaaatatataaataaacaatGAAATAGTatacaaattaatatataattagagTAAATCAATAAAGGAGAATTTAGTCATCCTTACCCTTTGTCCAATGGGTCTACCATCACGCTCAGCTATCATAAATCAAGAGtcataagaaattaaaattaaatatttttcatatcataaattatatatatatggtaaaaactcaggtacagtcgacttcacgtgaaattgatagttgagaaccgttagataaaaatttagtcaaatcaatcaaataatCTAATggttctcagttatcaacttcacgtgaagtcgactgcacccgaattttcacctatatatatatatgttgcctctattttttcttctttaaataagtaattttatCGGAGAGAAAAATGCATATATAAGATATAGAGAAATCATATATGtacaaatttgaaattttttgtacactataatatatatataatttttttatttggtattaattttatttaaaaaaaaattattatataaaaaatacataaaaatgaaaaatatatataatctaTAGAGTGTTCTTACATGTTATATCGCATTGGGGATCAGTGGCATACATAGGAGGTTTGGTTCTGTCAAATGGTTTGGTTAAATGGGCAGCATAATTAGAAGTGTAGTAATTTATTCCAATGAAATCATATGAACCAATAAGTATCTTTGCTTCCTCTTCAGTGAATTTTGGTAGCCTATTTCCCACATAAGTTCTCATGGATTTTGGATAATCTCCTTTTGTTAGTGGATCCATAAACCTACAATAAAATTAATCGGATATATCATATGAATTAAGGTTTAAATTAATcgtatttatctttaattttaattaagaataaaattaataatgCAATAACTAAAATAGTCATCATTATTTTACCATCCAAATTGAAAA
Coding sequences:
- the LOC112736764 gene encoding linoleate 13S-lipoxygenase 2-1, chloroplastic gives rise to the protein MIKPHLLHQSYQKTNHTFFSLHRPYFHGGRGDIGANKIRTLSTLPLLWPAHAKKRERLKRLVLPPPRAQASPSSSATTKDIDDDHHHVIDDTNENKDIGVVNVKAVVKVKLTKAGFFSSLSLDRGIDDLTDLLGKSVLLELVSSHLHDSEGGKEKETIKAYAHKAGGDEKSVKYESDFEVANDFGEIGAVLVENEHHTEMFLETITLHGLPEGPVHFDCASWVHSKFDNPTKRIFFTNKCYLPSETPSGLRRLRAEELSNLRGNGEGTRKSFERIYDYDIYNDIGDPDRSLDLQRPPLGGKERPYPRRCRTGRPHSQADRWSENRNNGKKFYVPRDECFSEVKELTFSTKALHAVLLILVPSLGKIIKDKDLEFPFFHEIDSLFSVGLDLPSEADDATEEGFLGAMMPRLVKYISGGDRQNVLRFETPETMNRDRFFWFRDEEFARQTVAGLNPLSISLVKEWPLRSNLDPGKYGPQESAITSEIINKEIGGIITVEKAIEEKKLFILDYHDILLPYVSKVRKLKGKTLYGSRTLFFLTPEGTLRPLAIELTRPPMDGKKQWKQVFTPSWHSTSVWLWRIAKAHVLAHDSGYHQLINHWLRTHCVTEPYVIATNRQLSIMHPIYKLLHPHFRYTLEINALAREALINADGTIESSFAPGKYAMEISSAVYHHHWRFDMESLPADLIRRGIAIKDPFEPHGLRLTIKDYPFANDGLLLWDIIKLWVTDYVNHYYPNSSVVEHDEELQAWWKEIRTVGHGDKKDEPWWPILKTPKDLIGILSTIIWVTSGHHAAVNFGQYTYGGYFPNRPTIARTKMPSEDPSEEEWKEFLKKPERALLKCFPSQLQATRVMAVLDILSTHSPDEEYIGEKMEPSWGEDPVIRDAFERFKARLKKLEVLIDERNENTKLKNRNGAGIVPYELLKPFSKPGVTGKGVPCSISI